A genomic region of Streptomyces rimosus contains the following coding sequences:
- a CDS encoding acyl-CoA dehydrogenase family protein, which produces MSISLSLNSELQPATASGEQAVSAVAKLQDFLTEQAEATDQDGRFARDSVDALVDAGVFAASVPTDLGGFGVERLHDLTVITSRIARADASVAVAYYMHIALAWYFARVVRFEADGEPGYLPRAEWLEAIGRRRMLLCSAVAERGADYWNLATTATASYNGWVVNGHKILASVSPAATHFYCRLKAVRGEGNHLASAMIPADTPGVRVEDDWQGLGLRGSGSGSVLFSECVVPDNALMVRGPWGKRDAGMLEGRAVSGMGLNGVGLGIAEAARDHALEALTRPSSSRKRSGSAVKAAVTEMEAALTAARGTLSAALQDFDSLLLRNKPQVVTDDMSRAMMKECQLVSMTVERAATTVVDLAMRLTGGASYQARHPLARAYRDVRAAAFMPPYSPPEEAVDFVADTTLGLPEARTPGPQEGDR; this is translated from the coding sequence ATGTCAATTTCCTTGTCACTGAACTCCGAGTTGCAGCCGGCCACGGCGAGTGGCGAGCAGGCGGTCTCGGCGGTCGCGAAACTCCAGGACTTCCTCACCGAGCAGGCGGAGGCCACCGACCAGGACGGCCGCTTCGCCCGGGACAGCGTGGACGCGCTGGTCGACGCCGGGGTGTTCGCCGCGAGCGTCCCCACCGACCTGGGCGGTTTCGGCGTCGAGCGGCTGCACGACCTGACGGTGATCACGTCCCGGATCGCCCGGGCCGACGCCTCGGTCGCGGTCGCCTACTACATGCACATCGCCCTGGCGTGGTACTTCGCCCGCGTCGTACGGTTCGAGGCGGACGGCGAGCCGGGCTACCTGCCGCGGGCGGAGTGGCTGGAAGCCATCGGCCGCCGCCGGATGCTGCTGTGCTCGGCGGTGGCCGAACGCGGCGCCGACTACTGGAATCTGGCCACCACGGCGACCGCCTCGTACAACGGCTGGGTGGTCAACGGCCACAAGATCCTGGCCTCCGTCTCCCCTGCCGCGACCCACTTCTACTGCCGGCTCAAGGCGGTACGCGGCGAAGGGAACCACCTGGCCAGCGCCATGATCCCCGCCGATACACCGGGCGTGCGGGTCGAGGACGACTGGCAGGGGCTGGGACTGCGCGGCTCCGGCAGCGGCAGCGTCCTGTTCAGCGAGTGCGTGGTGCCCGACAACGCGCTGATGGTACGCGGGCCGTGGGGCAAGCGGGACGCCGGGATGCTGGAGGGCCGCGCGGTCAGCGGCATGGGGCTCAACGGCGTCGGCCTCGGGATCGCCGAGGCCGCCCGCGATCACGCGCTGGAGGCCCTGACCAGGCCGTCGTCCAGCCGCAAGCGGTCGGGATCGGCCGTGAAGGCCGCCGTCACCGAGATGGAAGCCGCCCTGACCGCGGCCCGCGGCACACTCTCCGCGGCGCTGCAGGACTTCGACTCGCTGCTGCTGCGCAACAAGCCGCAGGTGGTCACCGATGACATGAGCCGGGCGATGATGAAGGAGTGCCAGCTCGTCAGCATGACCGTCGAGCGCGCCGCCACGACGGTCGTCGACCTCGCCATGCGCCTGACGGGCGGCGCGAGTTACCAGGCACGCCACCCCCTGGCCCGCGCCTACCGCGACGTACGGGCGGCGGCCTTCATGCCCCCTTACTCGCCGCCGGAGGAGGCGGTGGACTTCGTCGCCGACACCACGCTGGGGCTCCCGGAAGCCCGTACCCCGGGCCCCCAGGAGGGGGACCGGTGA
- a CDS encoding aminotransferase family protein: protein MSLTNGEISGVAADMDEGRARERDRRYVWHPWSPVGGADQDRPVLVSGQGYRVRDAAGREYLDAMASAMNASCGHAHPALIAAAERQMSLLPHFDLSVGTHLPVGRAAERIGALLPQGLDRTLFVNSGSEATEAAVRIAHNYWTNKGEPRNRIVTFAAGYHGTTYVAQHLSGLPTNAVYGGEPFPVTRVRPSLPPRELRRPEALPVLVEEFERAVLDGTPPAAVFVEALLNVGGGVILPDGLLRALRDLCDRTGALLIVDEVFCGFGRTGRMFGFEHDGVAPDLVTMSKGLSGGYVPFAALTTTEAVYSSFAADPLIGGLRYGHTTGGHAVACAVACAVLDVIEERKLVEASAVLGEQLLAGLRPLLDHPEVSDVRGLGLVATVECARPEAAADLVAGARAHGVLLRRQGTAVMAIPPLVIDESGVAELVRVTGQALAAL, encoded by the coding sequence ATGTCGCTTACCAACGGTGAGATCTCCGGCGTGGCCGCCGACATGGACGAGGGCCGCGCCCGTGAGCGTGACAGGCGCTACGTATGGCATCCGTGGTCCCCCGTGGGCGGTGCGGACCAGGACCGTCCGGTCCTGGTGTCCGGCCAGGGATACCGCGTACGGGACGCGGCAGGACGCGAGTACCTGGACGCCATGGCGTCGGCGATGAACGCCAGTTGCGGGCACGCGCACCCCGCGCTGATCGCGGCGGCCGAACGGCAGATGTCCCTGCTGCCGCACTTCGACCTGAGCGTGGGCACGCATCTGCCCGTCGGACGGGCCGCCGAGCGGATCGGCGCGCTGCTGCCGCAGGGGCTCGACCGTACGCTGTTCGTCAACAGCGGCTCGGAGGCGACCGAGGCCGCGGTGCGCATCGCGCACAACTACTGGACCAACAAGGGCGAGCCCAGGAACCGGATCGTCACCTTCGCCGCCGGCTACCACGGCACGACCTATGTCGCCCAGCACCTGTCCGGGCTGCCGACCAACGCCGTGTACGGCGGCGAGCCCTTCCCGGTCACCCGGGTACGGCCCTCGCTCCCGCCGAGGGAACTGCGCAGGCCCGAGGCGCTGCCCGTACTGGTCGAGGAGTTCGAACGCGCCGTACTCGACGGCACGCCGCCCGCGGCGGTGTTCGTGGAGGCGCTCCTCAACGTCGGCGGAGGAGTGATCCTGCCGGACGGGCTCCTGCGGGCGCTGCGCGACCTGTGCGACCGGACCGGGGCCCTGCTGATCGTGGACGAGGTGTTCTGCGGATTCGGCCGTACCGGGCGGATGTTCGGCTTCGAACACGACGGCGTCGCACCGGACCTGGTCACCATGAGCAAGGGTCTGAGCGGCGGGTACGTACCGTTCGCCGCGCTGACGACCACGGAGGCGGTCTACTCCTCCTTCGCGGCCGATCCGCTGATCGGCGGCCTGCGGTACGGGCACACCACGGGAGGACACGCGGTGGCGTGTGCGGTGGCCTGCGCCGTGCTCGACGTCATCGAGGAACGCAAGCTGGTCGAAGCGTCCGCGGTACTGGGCGAACAGCTGCTGGCGGGCCTGCGCCCGCTGCTGGACCACCCGGAGGTCAGCGACGTGCGGGGGCTGGGCCTGGTGGCGACGGTCGAGTGTGCCCGTCCCGAGGCGGCGGCGGACCTGGTCGCCGGGGCCAGGGCGCACGGTGTGCTCCTGCGCCGGCAGGGCACCGCCGTGATGGCCATACCGCCGCTGGTCATCGACGAGAGCGGCGTGGCGGAACTGGTGCGCGTAACGGGTCAGGCGCTTGCCGCCCTGTGA
- a CDS encoding P-loop NTPase family protein, translated as MLNPQAALPRRPDRVLVAGGSGAGKTTVADKCAGLLALPRIELDELYYESGWQVRPEFPQEVARAAGQPRWVTEWHYPEVATVLARRADLLIWLDYPVRTTMTSLVLRTLLRSLHKEVLWSGNQEPPLRSVFTDPENILRYGWATRHSASDQVRALARDAPDIELDVLRFTRPADLSGWLLRLAGTWPAPASSGPHTTERSTGASGLR; from the coding sequence ATGCTCAATCCGCAGGCGGCCCTGCCGCGCCGGCCGGACCGGGTGCTGGTCGCGGGCGGCAGCGGCGCGGGCAAGACGACGGTCGCCGACAAATGCGCCGGCCTGCTGGCGCTGCCCCGTATCGAACTGGACGAGCTGTACTACGAGTCCGGCTGGCAGGTGCGTCCCGAGTTCCCCCAAGAGGTCGCCCGGGCGGCCGGACAGCCCCGCTGGGTCACGGAGTGGCACTACCCGGAGGTGGCCACCGTGCTCGCGCGCCGGGCGGATCTGCTCATCTGGCTCGACTACCCGGTACGTACCACGATGACCAGCCTCGTGCTGCGGACCCTGCTGCGGTCGCTGCACAAGGAAGTGCTGTGGAGCGGAAACCAGGAACCGCCGCTGCGGTCGGTGTTCACCGACCCGGAGAACATCCTCCGCTACGGCTGGGCCACCCGGCACTCGGCATCCGACCAGGTGCGGGCGCTGGCCCGCGACGCCCCGGACATCGAACTGGACGTACTGCGCTTCACCCGGCCCGCCGACCTGTCGGGCTGGCTGCTGCGACTGGCCGGGACCTGGCCGGCACCGGCTTCGTCCGGACCGCACACTACGGAGAGGAGTACCGGTGCGTCAGGGCTTCGATGA